The Bacteroides fragilis NCTC 9343 genome includes the window GAAATTAGAACAAAAGATGGCGGTTGTGGGAGAACAGATTAAACTGGCTCGCTTACGCAGGAATTTGAGTGTGGCTCAGGTGGCGGAACGTGCCACCTGTTCTCCGTTGACCGTGTCCCGAATAGAAAAAGGTGCACCGACAGTTGCAATCGGAATCTATTTGCGAGTGCTGTATGCTTTACAGCTTGATGATGATATTCTGTGGCTGGCCAAAGAAGATAAATTGGGGAAAACATTGCAGGATTTGAGTCTGAAGACTAGGGAACGTGCCTCAAAAAAGGAATAAACGATGAAAACATTATATGTATATGCCGATTTTGATTGGCTTAAGGAGACAGAACTTGTTGGTGAGTTAGGCTATGAATCTCTTCGTGGTTCGGACAGTTATTGCTTTACCTTCAGCAATGAATGGTTGAAAAAACACGGAGATTTGTTTTTGAGTGATGACCTGAATAATTATCCGGGACAGCAATATACGCAACCGGAGAAAGATATATTCGGATGTTTCTCGGATTCATTGCCGGATCGTTGGGGACGAACATTGTTGTTGCGACGTGAGCAGATTACTGCGATGGAAGAGAAACGACCGGTACGGAGACTGTCATCTTTCGATTTTTTGACCGGTATCGATGACTTTTCCCGAATGGGTGCTTTCCGTTTCAAGGAGTCAAAAGACGGGGGATTTATAAATGTAAGTGAGTCGTTGAAAATCCCACCTCTGACTGATATAAGGGAGTTGATTGCAGCCAGTGCGGAAATCGAGAAAAGCGAAGAGGGGAATGTCCTGCCTGATAAGAAATGGGTTGCCCAACTCGTGCAACCGGGTTCTTCACTAGGTGGAGCAAGACCCAAAGCCAGTGTGATTGACACGGATAAAACGCTTTATGTCGCCAAGTTCCCTTCTCGCAAGGATGATTACGATGCCGGACTTTGGGAGCATTTCAGCCATCTTCTTGCGATAAAAGCCGGTATAAATGCCGCGAAAACCAAAGTACTGGCAACAGGTGAGAAATATCACACCTTGCTTTCGCAACGCTTTGACAGAACCCAAGAAGGGAAACGGATTCACTTTGCTTCTGCCATGACTTTATTAGGACTCAATGACGGCGACAACGCAACTACGGGACACGGTTATCTGGATATAGTCGATTTCATAATCCAGAACTGTACGAATGTGGAAGATAATCTGCAGGAACTCTATCGCCGTGCAGCTTTCAATATCTGCATCGGCAATAGCGATGACCATTTCCGCAATCACGGTTTTCTTTTGACTGCAAAAGGTTGGACGCTTTCTCCTGCATACGATATGAATCCCACTCTGAATGAATATCAAAGTCTGCTTATTTCATCCACTTCCAACAAAGCTGACTTAAACATTTTGCTTGATGCTTGCGAAGATTATATGCTTAACCGAAAAGCTGCAAAGAAAATTATTTCTGAGGTAATTGGAACCATAAAAGAGTGGCGAGAACTGGCGACAAGATTAGGGATTTCCAAGAGAGGTATGGATATGTTTGCCGGAGTGTTGAATAAACGATGTAAGGAATAACTGTTTCTGCGTGCCAAATTAATTACCAAGCAAAAATGCGCTAAATTGCCAATTAGAATGAGGTATAGGGTTGATTTGTATGTGATTGAGTAATAAGACAGGATTGAGGTATTATGCTGCACAAGCATTATGCTCGTGCAGCATAATATTTTTGATAAGGTGAAATTCATTGATGGAATAGATAAAAACGGCACATGTGTTCTTTTTGCATAGCTTTATGACAACTGTAGCCATTCCTTTAAATGATGTTTTTGTCGCTTATATACTTGGCTATATGGGGAATTTGACGTATTTTTGTTTGCAATTTAACGAGGATAATTTAAATACTAATGTCGAATAATCAACAAATGATGCTGAATAGAATAAAAGTGGTACTTGCAGAAAAGCAAAGAACCAATAGATGGTTGGCAGAGCAAATGGGTAAGTCCGAGAATACAATTTCAAGATGGTGTTCCAATAAGTCACAACCATCCCTTGATATGTTGGTTAAAGTTGCAGAATTACTTAATGTTGACCCTCGTCAACTCATAAATGGTAAAATAAAAATTTAGTTATGGCAATAAAGAAGACTCAATTATATAGCATACTTTGGGAAAGTTGCAATATCCTACGCGGAAGCATGGACGCAAGTCAATACAAGAACTATGTGTTGACTATGCTATTCTTGAAGTACATTAGTGACAAGGTACAATCCGATTCAGACATATTCTTTGACCTTCCTGAAGGATGTTTTTTCAATGACATCGTTGCTCTTAAGGGGAAACCCAATATAGGTGAGGAGATTCAGAAAAAGCTCCATGTCATAGCCCGAGCGAATCCTCGATTAGATCACATTATCAACGAAGCTGATTTTGATGACTCAACTAAACTCGGAACTGGGAAAGCTAAGGTTGATACATTGACAAGCCTCATTTCTGTTTTTCAGCGGGATTTCCTTGATTTTAGTAAGAACCGTGCTGGCGATGACGATCTTATCGGAGATGCGTATGAATATCTGATGAAGAATTTTGCGGCAGAGAGTGGTAAAAAGAAAGGTCAGTTCTATACTCCTGCTGAGGTTTCTCGCTTAATGGCTCGTCTGATAGGCATACATAAAGACAATCGGCCACAGATTTCTATATATGACCCGACTTGCGGCTCGGGATCATTGTTGCTTCGTGCTGCTGCGGAATATACCAAGCATCGTGATGGCGTTTCTATATTTGGTCAAGAACTTGATGGGGCAACACGAGGTATGGCGGTTATGAATATGTATCTTCATGGTTATGACGACCCGGAGTTGGAAGTCGGAGATACAATTGAAAAGCCGTTCTTTAAATCAACACCAAATCAGCTGGAAACATTCAACTATGTCGTTGCTAATCCTCCATTCTCTCAGAAAGGATGGATAAAGGGAGAAATTAAAATCAATGACACTTTCGGTCGGTGGGGAAATTCAGACAATCTACCTCCTATTCCTCCTATTGGCTATGAAGATTACGCATTTTTGCTTCACATTATCAAGTCAATCAATTCGCAAGGGCGCGGAGCTTGTATATTGCCAAACGGAGTTTTGTTCCGTGGTAATGAAGAAGAAGCTGTTAGACGGAAAATTATTGAGAAACGGTATATCCGAGGCATCATAAGTCTGCCTACAAACTTGTTTTTTGGTACTGGAATTCCTGCCTGTATTGTCATTATTGACAAAGCCAAGACTTCGACATCAAAAGGCATTTTTATGATTGATGCTCGATCAGGATTCACAAAAGATGGAGCAAAGAATCGACTTCGCGAGCAGGATATTCGCCGCGTATTCGATGCTTGGGAAGCTCTTGAAAATCTCGAAGCAAACGGCAACCTTGATGATAAAGAGGAAACCATACCTCATTATGCCCGATTCGTACCTTACACCGAAATTACTAACGAGCGAAATGACTGCAATCTCAATGTGTCACGTTATATAACGCCAGTCGATACTGAAATTCAGCAAGATCTTTATGCTCACCTCAAACTAAATGGTGGATTGCCTACTAAGGATGTAGAAGAAGGTTTTTCTTATCTCTGGCGACACTGTCCGACACTCAAAAACGAGCTGTTTGAGCCATTGGAGGAAAACTATTATAAACTGCGCGTCGGACGCAACGAGATTCCAAACACTATTATACACAATAAGGAATTCAGTACTTTAAGTGGATTCTTCTCTGATGCAATAGAAGAATGGTATAAACTTGTGTCACAACAGATGTTTGCGCTTGCTCCCGGATGCCAGCCTAAAAAACTTATAGCAGACTGGAGTGAGTCACTCCTTGAGATGCTCTCTGAAATTGATGGGCTTGTTGACAAATATACGATATATGACATATTGCTCAACTATTGGAACTCAGCCATGCAAGATGATTGTTATCTGATTTCTCGCTATGGTTGGACGGTAGAATTGTCGTGTGATGTTCTTACAACCGATAAAAAATCTAAAGAGGTAAAGTTTGTCCCTAAAAAGAATCCCACCTTCAGGGATTACAATTGCGATTTGTTGCCGGTTCATGTTGTTGTCAATCACTACTTCAAAGAAGAGAACGAGGCGGTCAATGAAGCTGAAGAGCGTGTGTCACAACTCAAAGGTGAGATAGAACAGATGGAGGAGGAATACCCCGAGGAACTTAACGATACTGTTACCGAAATCATAAGCAAATA containing:
- a CDS encoding helix-turn-helix domain-containing protein produces the protein MTKNTMGTKLPRKLEQKMAVVGEQIKLARLRRNLSVAQVAERATCSPLTVSRIEKGAPTVAIGIYLRVLYALQLDDDILWLAKEDKLGKTLQDLSLKTRERASKKE
- a CDS encoding helix-turn-helix domain-containing protein translates to MSNNQQMMLNRIKVVLAEKQRTNRWLAEQMGKSENTISRWCSNKSQPSLDMLVKVAELLNVDPRQLINGKIKI
- a CDS encoding type I restriction-modification system subunit M — translated: MAIKKTQLYSILWESCNILRGSMDASQYKNYVLTMLFLKYISDKVQSDSDIFFDLPEGCFFNDIVALKGKPNIGEEIQKKLHVIARANPRLDHIINEADFDDSTKLGTGKAKVDTLTSLISVFQRDFLDFSKNRAGDDDLIGDAYEYLMKNFAAESGKKKGQFYTPAEVSRLMARLIGIHKDNRPQISIYDPTCGSGSLLLRAAAEYTKHRDGVSIFGQELDGATRGMAVMNMYLHGYDDPELEVGDTIEKPFFKSTPNQLETFNYVVANPPFSQKGWIKGEIKINDTFGRWGNSDNLPPIPPIGYEDYAFLLHIIKSINSQGRGACILPNGVLFRGNEEEAVRRKIIEKRYIRGIISLPTNLFFGTGIPACIVIIDKAKTSTSKGIFMIDARSGFTKDGAKNRLREQDIRRVFDAWEALENLEANGNLDDKEETIPHYARFVPYTEITNERNDCNLNVSRYITPVDTEIQQDLYAHLKLNGGLPTKDVEEGFSYLWRHCPTLKNELFEPLEENYYKLRVGRNEIPNTIIHNKEFSTLSGFFSDAIEEWYKLVSQQMFALAPGCQPKKLIADWSESLLEMLSEIDGLVDKYTIYDILLNYWNSAMQDDCYLISRYGWTVELSCDVLTTDKKSKEVKFVPKKNPTFRDYNCDLLPVHVVVNHYFKEENEAVNEAEERVSQLKGEIEQMEEEYPEELNDTVTEIISKYIYAICPKPLKGEKDVLETYLAINEKGKIGKEKREAIIAKNRNVFDRLSDMSVNAIKYRLKEVVNYAALPDDTIKLYKQYIDLNRELANAKTDVKQKISKLTKLVVAKYPTLQESEIKGMVVNDKWHTAIVGGAISAAFDVTVDIEQQVTALVDRYARRLSDIDASVRELEEKVNAHLAKMGFEL
- a CDS encoding type II toxin-antitoxin system HipA family toxin, translated to MKTLYVYADFDWLKETELVGELGYESLRGSDSYCFTFSNEWLKKHGDLFLSDDLNNYPGQQYTQPEKDIFGCFSDSLPDRWGRTLLLRREQITAMEEKRPVRRLSSFDFLTGIDDFSRMGAFRFKESKDGGFINVSESLKIPPLTDIRELIAASAEIEKSEEGNVLPDKKWVAQLVQPGSSLGGARPKASVIDTDKTLYVAKFPSRKDDYDAGLWEHFSHLLAIKAGINAAKTKVLATGEKYHTLLSQRFDRTQEGKRIHFASAMTLLGLNDGDNATTGHGYLDIVDFIIQNCTNVEDNLQELYRRAAFNICIGNSDDHFRNHGFLLTAKGWTLSPAYDMNPTLNEYQSLLISSTSNKADLNILLDACEDYMLNRKAAKKIISEVIGTIKEWRELATRLGISKRGMDMFAGVLNKRCKE